The Brassica napus cultivar Da-Ae chromosome C7, Da-Ae, whole genome shotgun sequence genomic interval TAGCAAAAGATACGATGCTTATAGGTAAACAAGTTCTCTAGTCTAAATACATACAGAAGCCTTCACACTCTTTTATACAAGTAACCAAAGCAGGCagctcaacgaagaagaagatgcaaaTAGCAAACATTACATACCGATAATAAGAGAGCGATTTCAAGGGCTTTAGGCTCAGTGAACGTGACAAACGCGACTATTGATTGCTCGGAAGCATCTCTGCAATCAAAAATCACACGTAAGAGTTAGAAGCATCCGATCAAAATCAAAGCTAAttagaaggaagaagaaggttaCTTTAGGATCTCGATGTGGTCTATGTCGCCGGAGAAGGAGAAAAACTCGTGAATCTCCCTCTCCGTTGCCAGATCTGACACATTCTCCACTCGAACACTTCTCGTCTGCATCTCGAAACATTCAAAGTGAAGAATATCAGTTTCGAGCTCAAAGAATTGTAAGATTAGGTTTATGTAAAAGTAACCAAGTAGGAATCATcacctgctgctgctgctgctgcattGTCGGCGGCGGAAGGGAAGAGAGCGGAGAGAGAATATTATCTTGTTTGCGGAAGAGACAAGTAAAAAAGATTTGAACAGCCCACTCACCCCTTGCCTGTCACTTTCTCCTCCAGCTAAGCTATTACCGTTTATATCCTTTTTAATGCTCCGTTAATATTTCATTAtgctatttaaatatatttccaCACACAATATACACGGAATGCATTATTATTATACGGAAACAACAAAAGTTTTGCAGAGaactttcttgtttttatggtatatatcttatatagaaATTGAAACATTTTGTCATGATGTCATTCTTTTTTGCGGAATTTAACAGAGAACATTATTAttatcttaatttataaaaatattatattctggTATTCTATAAAATACCATaaaagcttctttttttttttgctattgtGTGTTCAAGAAAGCAGAAATTCGTTATTATGAAGTTATGAGAAGAAATTAAGATACAGTTTCTTGTCTTATCATTTGTATGGTTGGTATCAAATCCATATAAAGATGCAGAATCAAAACCACAGTAGCAAagcttttttttatcttattcttcttcatctttggcCAAGGAGACAAGGAAGCTGGTAACTTTTGATACATGAAGGAGATAAACAGATCAAGCCGTTCTCTTTATGATATGGACTCCACTGTCTGTGTCCACAATCTCGCTTATATCTCCCACCTTCAGTGCGTATGTTGCTTCCTCAAACGGCTTCTGCATTTGACCTCGCCCAAAGGGTCCTGAAACACAGTTTGGTACAATAATCTTTAGAGAAGTTTAAGGATACATTATTCAGTACTTTATAACGCTAGTGATGATCCCAGTACGCAGTAGTAGTAAGATTCATGAAAAAAGCAGACTTTAGTTTATGAGCACTAAGATACATCAAGCAAGAAACTTTAAACATTGGTGAATGATGAAAACAGACCAATGAGGATCCAAAGCTCATACATCACTGAGATAGCACTAGCTAGGAAACTTTAAGATTGATAACATCATTGGTGATGATCTAATGATATTTTTAGTAGTGATATGTGAGCAACAGCTACAATTTCATCAAGGAAAAAACTTTTACAAATTCTAATTGTCAGTGATGAGATAAGCATTCATCAGTGAGATCTATCTAGAGCACCAACTAGATTCATCAATGACTGAAATTAATAGATTGTTAACATCATTGGTGATGATCGAAGCAAACCTTTTGTAACATTATGAGAAGGGGATACAAATAAATCAATCAAGTAAGAAAATTTAAGATTCACCACCAGTGATTTACGAGCATCAATTCAAGATTCATCAAGGAAAAAAATTCACACTCTAAACATCAGTGATGATTCAAGTAGACAATACTAGTAAGATTTATGTAAAAATCAGACGTTAATAACCTTTATCATGAGCACTATCAAGCAGGACTAAAACATTAGTGATGACCCAATTAGAAAATAGAAAGATTCATGAAAAAAAGCAGAAGTTAGTAAAAGCTTCATGAGAACTATAAGATACATCAAGCAAGAAACTATACATTGGGGAATGACCAATATAGACATTAGTAACCCAGCTTATGAGCACTATAGATATAATAAAGCAAGAAACTTTATACTCTTAAACGTTGGTGAATGATGTAAACAGACCAATCCAGCAAGAACCCAAATTGAAATCAATATTCCCTCAGTAGACCTAAACTCACTGATAGAGTTGAGAAGAGAAACAAACCTAGATCGCCGCCGCGTTTAGCGGAGCTACAGTCGGAAACACGAGTGGCCACATCCTCGAAGTTAGCTTTGCCAGAGAGGATGTCTTCACGGATCGATTTAAGCTGCTCGGCGGCTGCTTCTCTCGTAGTGGTCATAATGACCTTTCCTTCCGGATCCTTCCACGACGCCTTCCTGCGAGATCCCTGATGCTTGATCAGAATGTGCGACGCCTTTACTTGGTCTCTCGACGACATCTTGCTCTTCTTACGGTGCTTGTTGCTGTGGTGATCGTCTCTCTTGTCCTTTGGTTTCTCCTCCGACGGTCGATCTGTCGAAGAGACAGAGTCTTTCTTCCGTTTCCGATCTGAATCTATCTTCGAAGATTTGGGGATTGAGAAGTTAAAGAGTGTGCGGCggactctctctcttctttcagAAGCGTCTTTATATGCCAACCCAAAAAAGGTATTGTCAACATTCCGTATTCAGTTCCATTCCTTTTCTTTCTAACCGGTTCCATTCGGTATAGAAAACAAGTTTTAGAAATGGGGAAATTTGATATTTACCACTGATACCACTTTTCGATTTTACCACCGTTAAccaacattttcaaaaatacactaGCAAAAAACTTTTATGccattgttatttatatatataataaataaatatttaaaaaataaaaaaatctagaaaaataaaaaatattttttttaattttttttttcaaattatactatttcgaaattcaaattctaagccctaaaactcaactctaaactctaaaccatcaatcctaaacctttttttttgaaatacgaaccctaaaacatctattctaaaccctatatttttttttgaaatacgaactctaaaccctgaaacatcaactctaaaacctaaaccccgaaacatcaaaccataaaccgtaaactctaaaccttcaactctaaaccttaaaacatcaactctaaactttaaaacatcaactctaaaacctaaaccctcaacttcaactctaaaccctaaaccatcaacactaaaccctaaattatcaacactaaatcctaaaaagtaaactctaaaccctaaaaaataaaccctaaaccctaaacacatcaactcaaaactctaaaccgtaaaccttcaactctaaaccctaaaacatcaactctaaaccctaaaccctaaacttcaactataaacgctaaaccctaaacttcaactataaaccctaaaccatcaaaaataaaccctaaaccctagaaagtaaactctaaaccctaaaccctcaaaaaataaccctaaaccctaaaacatcaactctaaaccctaaaccttcaactctaaaccttaaacccaaaaaccttagagttgatgttttaggttttagatttgatgttttagggtttaagggtttaaggtttacgtttagggtttagggttgatgttttagggtttagatttgaaggtttaggtttttagggtttagggtttgaattttagaaaaatatagggtttacgtttagggtttagagttgatgttttagggctTAGAtctgaaggtttagggtttagagttgatgtttcagggtttagggtttagagttgatgtttcatgatttagggtttagagttgatgatttagggtttagagttgatgctttaagtttagatttagggtttagggtttacgtttagggtttagtgttgatgttttagggtttagatttgaaggtttaaggtttagagttgatgtttcggggtttaaggtttagagttgatgtttcatggtttagagttgataatttagggtttagagttgatgttttagggttcgtttttcaaaaaaaaaggtttaggatcgatggtttagggtttagagttgatgttttggggtttaaggtttagagttgatgtttcatggtttagagtttagagttgatgatttagggtttaaagttgatgttttagggttcgtatttcaaaaataaaaggtttaggattgatggtttagggtttagggtttaaagttgagttttagggtttagggtttgaatttcgaaataatataatttgaaaaaaaaattaaaaaaaatattttttatttttttagatttttatttatttattatatatataaagaacaagggCATGAGagttttttgtcacttaatgaagaatgtacttttgaaaatgtccctttagtggt includes:
- the LOC106352090 gene encoding peptidyl-prolyl cis-trans isomerase Pin1 is translated as MSSRDQVKASHILIKHQGSRRKASWKDPEGKVIMTTTREAAAEQLKSIREDILSGKANFEDVATRVSDCSSAKRGGDLGPFGRGQMQKPFEEATYALKVGDISEIVDTDSGVHIIKRTA